In Desulfovibrio sp. 86, the following proteins share a genomic window:
- a CDS encoding D-serine ammonia-lyase: MSSYNTLENLIQEYPLLRQMAAGEPVCWTNPGLRPFAEAAADNPFGLEDALDAMTRLERFAPYIAQVFPETAARGGIIESPVREAPAMRARLEELWSLPLQGRLFLKLDSQLPVSGSIKARGGFYEVMALAERLALKNGILKPGDCYSTLATPAAKEAFGKYSLAVGSTGNLGLSVGLMGAALGFKTTVHMSGDARQWKKDLLRQRGVTVVEYPEDYSKAVAAGRALAATDPFCHFVDDESSRDLFLGYAVAGLRLKQQLKDAGIRPDAEHPLCVYLPCGVGGGPGGVTFGLKLAFGDAVSCYFAEPTQAPAVILGLITGRDDAISGQDLGLPGKTAADGLAVSRPSALVCRAMRSLVSGLYTMRDETLYLLLHHLFQTEGIFLEPSALAGFPGVRHVARGGFGPHPHAAQGTHLVWCTGGSLVPEQERQTYLAMGEKCAAEATPY; encoded by the coding sequence ATGAGCTCATATAACACATTAGAAAATTTGATACAAGAATATCCCCTGCTGCGCCAGATGGCTGCAGGGGAACCCGTGTGCTGGACAAATCCCGGACTGCGCCCCTTTGCCGAAGCCGCGGCCGACAATCCCTTTGGGCTTGAAGACGCGCTGGACGCCATGACCAGACTTGAGCGTTTCGCGCCCTACATTGCCCAGGTCTTTCCTGAAACTGCCGCACGTGGCGGCATCATTGAATCTCCCGTGCGTGAAGCGCCCGCCATGCGGGCGCGGCTGGAAGAACTGTGGAGCCTCCCCCTGCAGGGCAGGCTTTTTCTCAAGCTGGACAGCCAGTTGCCGGTATCCGGCTCCATCAAGGCGCGAGGCGGATTTTACGAAGTGATGGCCCTGGCGGAACGCCTTGCCCTGAAAAACGGCATCCTCAAGCCCGGCGACTGTTACAGCACGCTTGCCACGCCCGCTGCCAAGGAGGCCTTTGGCAAATATTCGCTGGCTGTGGGCTCCACGGGCAACCTTGGACTTTCGGTGGGCCTTATGGGCGCGGCTCTGGGCTTTAAAACCACCGTGCACATGTCGGGTGACGCCCGCCAGTGGAAAAAGGACCTTTTGCGCCAGCGCGGCGTCACCGTGGTGGAATATCCCGAAGACTACAGCAAGGCCGTGGCGGCCGGGCGCGCCCTGGCGGCCACTGATCCCTTCTGCCACTTTGTGGATGATGAAAGCTCGCGCGATCTCTTTCTTGGTTATGCGGTGGCCGGGCTTCGCCTCAAGCAGCAGCTCAAGGACGCGGGCATCCGCCCCGATGCGGAGCATCCCCTGTGCGTCTATCTGCCCTGCGGCGTGGGCGGCGGCCCTGGCGGCGTGACCTTTGGCCTCAAACTGGCTTTCGGCGATGCGGTTTCCTGCTATTTTGCGGAACCAACCCAGGCCCCTGCCGTCATTCTGGGCCTCATTACCGGGCGTGACGACGCCATTTCCGGCCAGGATCTGGGCCTGCCGGGCAAAACCGCCGCCGACGGCCTTGCCGTTTCGCGGCCTTCAGCCCTGGTGTGCCGCGCCATGCGCTCCCTTGTGAGCGGGCTGTACACCATGCGTGACGAAACCCTTTACCTGCTTTTGCACCATCTGTTCCAGACAGAGGGCATCTTTCTCGAACCTTCAGCCCTGGCCGGTTTTCCCGGTGTGCGTCACGTGGCGCGCGGCGGCTTTGGCCCGCATCCCCATGCGGCGCAAGGCACACATCTTGTCTGGTGCACGGGCGGCAGCCTTGTGCCCGAACAGGAACGGCAAACATATCTGGCCATGGGAGAAAAATGCGCTGCCGAGGCGACGCCGTACTGA
- a CDS encoding N-acyl-D-amino-acid deacylase family protein, protein MLDILIKNARILDGTGNPWQPGDVAVQDGRIVAMGRVEGDAAQTIDAAGLFCTPGFIDPHGHDEGYALTDEETHAKLSQGVTTDVSGNCGLSLAPVSPDHTAELAAAMALLTPPKNLKDFVTFDDFLRAMEARPHAINLAYQVGHGALRIAVTGMENRPATVKELDTMCGMLREALQSGAVGMSVGMLYPPGNIASQDELVTLCRVLRDYDRIMTIHIRDEADGVVESVKEAIDLARFSGCFVNISHHKALGLSNWGKVNTTLGLIEEANAQGVAVGFDQYPYNANCTGLNTILPPSYLLSDQAELVSNLRTPEFRDQARHAIMNPTEIWDNYARNVGMDRTLVIKADATPEAVGIRVSEYAAARGLEPMDAAFQLLADNNLDVVAVYFSISDEDIATVMRNINGMFGSDGIYVPGGKKTHPRIMGTMPRVLGRYVREKGVLRLDEAVRKMTSLPARRMRLARKGLLLEGYDADIVLFDAATVTDTADFIKDSYAPNQGIRHVIVNGRIAMTDNIYTGAASGRVYRAR, encoded by the coding sequence ATGCTGGATATCCTGATAAAAAACGCCCGCATTCTTGATGGAACGGGCAACCCCTGGCAACCGGGCGATGTGGCCGTACAGGACGGGCGCATTGTGGCCATGGGCCGTGTGGAGGGCGATGCGGCCCAAACCATTGACGCCGCCGGACTCTTCTGCACGCCGGGATTCATTGATCCTCACGGACATGACGAAGGCTATGCCCTCACCGATGAAGAAACCCATGCCAAACTTTCGCAGGGTGTAACCACGGACGTTTCCGGCAACTGCGGGCTGAGCCTGGCCCCGGTTTCGCCCGACCACACGGCCGAACTGGCCGCTGCCATGGCGCTGCTCACTCCGCCAAAAAACCTCAAGGATTTTGTGACCTTTGATGATTTTTTGCGCGCCATGGAAGCGCGCCCCCACGCCATCAACCTGGCCTATCAGGTAGGGCACGGGGCCTTGCGTATCGCCGTCACGGGCATGGAAAACCGCCCCGCAACGGTTAAAGAGCTGGACACCATGTGCGGCATGCTGCGCGAAGCCCTGCAAAGCGGGGCCGTGGGCATGTCTGTGGGCATGCTCTACCCTCCGGGAAACATCGCCTCTCAGGACGAGCTTGTGACACTGTGCCGCGTTTTGCGCGACTACGACCGCATCATGACCATCCACATCCGCGACGAAGCGGACGGGGTTGTGGAATCGGTGAAAGAAGCCATCGACCTGGCGCGGTTTTCGGGCTGTTTTGTCAACATTTCGCATCACAAGGCGCTGGGGCTTTCCAACTGGGGCAAGGTCAATACCACCCTTGGCCTTATTGAAGAAGCCAATGCTCAGGGCGTGGCCGTGGGCTTTGACCAGTACCCCTACAACGCCAACTGCACCGGCCTCAACACCATTCTGCCGCCAAGCTATCTGCTGAGCGACCAGGCCGAGCTTGTCAGCAATCTGCGCACGCCGGAATTTCGCGATCAGGCGCGGCACGCCATCATGAATCCCACAGAAATTTGGGACAACTACGCCCGCAACGTGGGCATGGACAGAACCCTTGTCATCAAGGCCGACGCCACCCCTGAGGCCGTGGGCATCCGCGTGTCGGAATACGCCGCCGCGCGTGGCCTTGAACCTATGGACGCCGCCTTCCAGCTGCTGGCGGACAATAATCTGGATGTGGTGGCCGTGTACTTCAGCATATCTGATGAGGATATCGCCACGGTCATGCGCAATATCAACGGCATGTTCGGTTCTGACGGCATCTATGTGCCCGGCGGCAAAAAGACGCACCCGCGCATCATGGGCACCATGCCCAGAGTACTGGGGCGCTATGTGCGCGAAAAGGGCGTGCTGCGCCTTGACGAAGCCGTGCGCAAGATGACCTCCCTGCCCGCCCGGCGCATGCGTCTGGCCCGCAAGGGGCTGCTGCTGGAAGGCTATGACGCGGACATTGTGCTCTTTGACGCGGCAACGGTCACGGACACGGCCGACTTCATCAAGGACAGCTACGCGCCCAATCAGGGCATACGGCACGTCATCGTCAACGGGCGCATAGCCATGACGGACAATATATATACCGGCGCGGCGTCCGGCCGGGTTTACCGGGCGCGCTGA
- a CDS encoding LysR substrate-binding domain-containing protein has product MDMSVLLDVMPAVPFFLSAARHLSFTRAAADLCVTQGAVSHRIRQLEEALGFPLFHRFPRRLTLTGEGERLYDILQRPVWDLENEIRRIRHLGLTGTLMVHCPPSLAGTWLVPRLSGFRAQHPGVEVHLRCRNDLVDFETDSVDIAIFYGDVPDSRLHVIPLMQEFVLPVCSPEYARAMQLPEKGKDGLKECLLLHDNTPWPNSQYYDEWQRWAEKCGVTGLNVQSGYSFDRSELAAMAAENGLGVALGRKQLVSAALAAGRLVAPFGEELLSTQSYHLALRREDVHRPRIVGFVNWLQSMTGA; this is encoded by the coding sequence ATGGACATGTCCGTACTGCTGGACGTCATGCCAGCCGTGCCCTTTTTTCTGTCGGCGGCGCGACATCTGAGTTTCACCAGGGCTGCAGCGGATCTGTGCGTCACCCAGGGCGCTGTGAGCCACCGCATCCGCCAGCTTGAAGAAGCGCTTGGCTTTCCGCTCTTCCACCGCTTCCCGCGCAGGCTCACGCTGACGGGCGAGGGCGAGCGCCTGTATGATATTTTGCAAAGACCTGTGTGGGATCTTGAGAATGAAATACGCCGGATACGCCATCTGGGCCTGACGGGCACGCTTATGGTGCACTGTCCTCCGTCTCTGGCAGGAACATGGCTTGTACCGAGGCTCTCCGGCTTCAGGGCGCAGCACCCTGGTGTGGAAGTGCATTTACGCTGCCGCAATGATCTGGTGGATTTTGAAACGGATTCGGTGGATATCGCCATTTTTTATGGCGACGTGCCTGATTCGCGTCTGCATGTCATTCCCCTGATGCAGGAATTTGTGCTGCCTGTGTGCTCGCCGGAATATGCCAGGGCCATGCAGTTGCCCGAAAAAGGCAAGGACGGCCTCAAGGAATGCCTGCTGCTGCACGACAACACGCCCTGGCCCAACAGCCAGTATTATGACGAGTGGCAGCGCTGGGCCGAGAAGTGCGGTGTTACGGGGTTGAACGTTCAGAGCGGCTACAGCTTTGACAGGTCGGAACTGGCGGCCATGGCTGCGGAAAACGGCCTGGGCGTCGCCCTTGGGCGAAAGCAGCTTGTCAGCGCGGCACTGGCGGCGGGAAGGCTGGTGGCCCCGTTCGGGGAGGAACTGCTGTCCACGCAAAGCTATCATTTGGCCTTGCGCCGTGAAGATGTGCACCGCCCGCGCATTGTCGGTTTTGTGAACTGGCTGCAAAGCATGACCGGCGCGTAG
- a CDS encoding MFS transporter, whose translation MPKRWKYRYTVLVIMFMTYLLCYMDRMVMATAIPFIADEFGLTTLEMGGVMSAFFFSYAILQIPGGILADRFGSRPVMAFGIAWWSVFTAMTAIAKSLNPLILIRVAFGLGEGVFPPAAFKTIAAWFPKKEVGRANGFMLTTNSLGPALAPLFVAGVVAAWGWRSVFLSLLFPGVIIALLVWFFVSNTPQQSKHMSKEELADYEEDEAAAPAVTHKRGIGDVVRMPIVWWCFFTLFFYNIAFWGIASWLPTYLLKSRGFSLSQMGVGASLPFFMGTIGFYLSGHISDKFFRNARQMPVVIGAVIGAVFVYLTAIAPSGNLAIAAQMVGFFFITIGLSAIFTLPVAVMPKEMVGSAAGVVNTAGQIAGFLSPLLVGYILSVTGNNYTIVFNLFVGCLAIAALLSTRIRKATDH comes from the coding sequence ATGCCCAAGAGATGGAAATACCGGTACACCGTGCTGGTCATCATGTTCATGACCTATTTGCTCTGCTACATGGACCGTATGGTCATGGCCACGGCCATCCCCTTTATCGCGGATGAATTCGGCCTGACCACCCTTGAAATGGGCGGCGTCATGAGCGCCTTTTTCTTCAGTTACGCCATATTGCAAATTCCCGGCGGCATTCTGGCCGACCGCTTTGGTTCGCGCCCGGTCATGGCCTTTGGCATTGCCTGGTGGTCCGTCTTCACGGCCATGACGGCTATTGCCAAAAGCCTGAACCCGCTGATTCTCATCCGCGTGGCCTTTGGTCTTGGCGAAGGCGTCTTTCCTCCGGCTGCATTTAAAACCATCGCGGCATGGTTTCCCAAAAAAGAAGTCGGGCGGGCCAATGGCTTCATGCTGACCACCAATTCGCTCGGACCCGCCCTGGCTCCGCTGTTCGTGGCTGGCGTGGTGGCGGCCTGGGGCTGGCGCAGCGTGTTTTTGAGCCTGCTTTTCCCCGGTGTTATCATTGCCTTGCTGGTGTGGTTTTTTGTGTCCAACACGCCGCAGCAAAGCAAGCATATGAGCAAGGAAGAACTGGCTGATTACGAAGAGGACGAAGCCGCCGCACCCGCCGTCACGCACAAGCGCGGCATTGGCGATGTGGTCAGGATGCCCATTGTATGGTGGTGCTTCTTCACGCTGTTCTTCTACAACATCGCCTTCTGGGGCATTGCAAGCTGGCTGCCCACATACCTGCTCAAATCGCGCGGTTTCAGCCTTTCACAAATGGGCGTGGGGGCCTCACTGCCCTTCTTTATGGGAACCATCGGCTTTTATCTCAGCGGCCACATTTCAGACAAGTTCTTTCGCAATGCCCGGCAAATGCCCGTTGTGATCGGGGCCGTCATCGGGGCTGTTTTCGTCTACCTCACGGCCATTGCGCCTTCGGGCAATCTTGCCATTGCCGCGCAGATGGTGGGCTTCTTCTTCATCACCATAGGCCTTTCAGCCATCTTCACCCTGCCTGTGGCCGTCATGCCCAAGGAAATGGTTGGTTCCGCAGCTGGCGTGGTCAATACGGCCGGGCAGATCGCGGGGTTCCTGTCACCCCTGCTGGTGGGCTACATACTTTCGGTAACTGGCAACAACTACACCATCGTCTTCAATCTCTTTGTGGGCTGCCTCGCCATAGCCGCACTTCTCTCAACGCGCATCAGGAAGGCTACCGATCACTAG